The Suricata suricatta isolate VVHF042 chromosome 4, meerkat_22Aug2017_6uvM2_HiC, whole genome shotgun sequence genome includes a region encoding these proteins:
- the ZFP36L2 gene encoding mRNA decay activator protein ZFP36L2 isoform X2, which translates to MSTTLLSAFYDIDFLCKTEKSLANLNLNMLDKKAVGTPVAAAPSSGFTPGFLRRHSASNLHALAHPAPSSGSCSPKFPGAANGSSCGSGAAGGPASYGTLKEPSGGGGTALLNKENKFRDRSFSENGERSQHLLHLQQQQQQKGGGGSQINSTRYKTELCRPFEESGTCKYGEKCQFAHGFHELRSLTRHPKYKTELCRTFHTIGFCPYGPRCHFIHNADERRPAPSGGASGDLRAFSARDALHLGFPREPRPKLHHSLSFSGFPSGHHQPPGGLESPLLLDSPTSRTPPPPPSCSSASSCSSSASSCSSASAASTPSGAPTCCAAATAAAAAALLYGTGGAEDLLAPGAQCAACSSASCANNAFAFGPELSSLIAPLAIQTHNFAAVAAAYYRSQQQQQQGLVPPSQPPAPPSAPLPASAAAPPSPPFSFQLPRRLSESPVFDAPPSPPDSLSDRDSYLSGSLSSGSLSGSESPSLDPGRRLPIFSRLSISDD; encoded by the exons ATGTCGACCACACTTCTGTCCGCCTTCTACGATATCGACTTCTTGTGCAAG ACGGAGAAATCCCTGGCCAACCTCAATCTGAACATGCTGGACAAGAAGGCGGTGGGGACGCCCGTGGCCGCCGCCCCTAGCTCGGGCTTCACGCCGGGCTTTCTCCGACGGCACTCGGCCAGCAACCTGCACGCACTCGCCCACCCTGCGCCTAGCTCCGGCAGCTGTTCGCCCAAGTTCCCGGGCGCGGCTAACGGCAGCAGCTGCGGCAGCGGGGCGGCGGGCGGCCCGGCCTCCTACGGCACTCTCAAGGAGCCGTCAGGGGGCGGCGGCACGGCCCTGCTGAACAAGGAGAACAAATTCCGGGACCGCTCATTCAGCGAGAACGGAGAGCGCAGCCAGCACCTCTTgcacctgcagcagcagcagcagcagaaggggGGCGGCGGCTCCCAGATCAACTCCACGCGCTACAAGACTGAGCTGTGCAGGCCCTTCGAGGAGAGCGGCACGTGCAAGTACGGCGAGAAGTGCCAGTTCGCGCACGGCTTCCACGAGCTTCGCAGCCTCACCCGGCACCCGAAGTACAAGACGGAGCTCTGCCGTACCTTCCACACCATCGGCTTCTGCCCCTACGGGCCGCGCTGCCACTTCATCCACAACGCCGACGAGCGGCGGCCCGCGCCATCGGGGGGCGCCTCCGGGGACCTGCGTGCCTTCAGCGCGCGTGACGCGCTGCACCTGGGCTTCCCTCGGGAGCCGCGACCCAAGCTGCATCACAGCCTCAGCTTTTCAGGCTTCCCGTCTGGCCACCACCAGCCCCCGGGGGGCCTCGAGTCGCCACTGCTGCTCGACAGCCCCACGTCGCGCACGCCGCCGCCACCGCCCTCGTGTTCCTcagcctcctcctgctcctcGTCCGCTTCGTCCTGCTCGTCAGCCTCAGCGGCCTCCACGCCCTCGGGCGCCCCGACGTGCTGTGCCGCGGCCACGGCCGCGGCGGCCG CGGCGCTGCTATACGGCACCGGGGGCGCCGAGGACCTGCTGGCGCCGGGCGCCCAGTGCGCGGCCTGCTCGTCGGCCTCGTGCGCCAACAACGCCTTTGCATTCGGCCCGGAGCTGAGCAGCCTCATCGCGCCCCTCGCCATCCAGACCCACAACTTTGCCGCGGTAGCCGCGGCGTACTATCgcagccagcagcagcagcagcagggcctGGTGCCCCCCTCGCAGCCCCCGGCGCCGCCCAGCGCGCCCCTCCCTGCCAGTGCCGCCGCGCCACCCTCACCGCCCTTCAGCTTCCAGCTGCCGCGCCGCCTGTCCGAGTCTCCCGTGTTCGACGCGCCCCCTAGTCCCCCGGACTCGCTGTCTGACCGCGACAGCTACTTGAGCGGCTCCCTGAGCTCGGGCAGCCTCAGCGGCTCCGAGTCCCCCAGCCTCGACCCCGGCCGCCGCCTGCCCATCTTCAGCCGCCTGTCCATCTCCGACGACTGA
- the ZFP36L2 gene encoding mRNA decay activator protein ZFP36L2 isoform X1, translating to MSETKRGLGWESTPPNANMILLRVEGWRVGAESKSAKRKKNQKAWKFLCNSPQLFPPFPYFIPSSPPSFWQTEKSLANLNLNMLDKKAVGTPVAAAPSSGFTPGFLRRHSASNLHALAHPAPSSGSCSPKFPGAANGSSCGSGAAGGPASYGTLKEPSGGGGTALLNKENKFRDRSFSENGERSQHLLHLQQQQQQKGGGGSQINSTRYKTELCRPFEESGTCKYGEKCQFAHGFHELRSLTRHPKYKTELCRTFHTIGFCPYGPRCHFIHNADERRPAPSGGASGDLRAFSARDALHLGFPREPRPKLHHSLSFSGFPSGHHQPPGGLESPLLLDSPTSRTPPPPPSCSSASSCSSSASSCSSASAASTPSGAPTCCAAATAAAAAALLYGTGGAEDLLAPGAQCAACSSASCANNAFAFGPELSSLIAPLAIQTHNFAAVAAAYYRSQQQQQQGLVPPSQPPAPPSAPLPASAAAPPSPPFSFQLPRRLSESPVFDAPPSPPDSLSDRDSYLSGSLSSGSLSGSESPSLDPGRRLPIFSRLSISDD from the exons ATGTCCGAAACCAAGCGCGGCCTGGGGTGGGAGTCGACTCCTCCCAACGCGAACATGATTCTTCTGCGcgtggaggggtggagggtgggggctgaATCGAAATCtgcaaaaaggaagaagaatcagAAGGCTTGGAAGTTCCTCTGCAACTCGCCCCaactcttccctcccttcccatatTTCATCCCGTCCTCGCCCCCCTCCTTTTGGCAGACGGAGAAATCCCTGGCCAACCTCAATCTGAACATGCTGGACAAGAAGGCGGTGGGGACGCCCGTGGCCGCCGCCCCTAGCTCGGGCTTCACGCCGGGCTTTCTCCGACGGCACTCGGCCAGCAACCTGCACGCACTCGCCCACCCTGCGCCTAGCTCCGGCAGCTGTTCGCCCAAGTTCCCGGGCGCGGCTAACGGCAGCAGCTGCGGCAGCGGGGCGGCGGGCGGCCCGGCCTCCTACGGCACTCTCAAGGAGCCGTCAGGGGGCGGCGGCACGGCCCTGCTGAACAAGGAGAACAAATTCCGGGACCGCTCATTCAGCGAGAACGGAGAGCGCAGCCAGCACCTCTTgcacctgcagcagcagcagcagcagaaggggGGCGGCGGCTCCCAGATCAACTCCACGCGCTACAAGACTGAGCTGTGCAGGCCCTTCGAGGAGAGCGGCACGTGCAAGTACGGCGAGAAGTGCCAGTTCGCGCACGGCTTCCACGAGCTTCGCAGCCTCACCCGGCACCCGAAGTACAAGACGGAGCTCTGCCGTACCTTCCACACCATCGGCTTCTGCCCCTACGGGCCGCGCTGCCACTTCATCCACAACGCCGACGAGCGGCGGCCCGCGCCATCGGGGGGCGCCTCCGGGGACCTGCGTGCCTTCAGCGCGCGTGACGCGCTGCACCTGGGCTTCCCTCGGGAGCCGCGACCCAAGCTGCATCACAGCCTCAGCTTTTCAGGCTTCCCGTCTGGCCACCACCAGCCCCCGGGGGGCCTCGAGTCGCCACTGCTGCTCGACAGCCCCACGTCGCGCACGCCGCCGCCACCGCCCTCGTGTTCCTcagcctcctcctgctcctcGTCCGCTTCGTCCTGCTCGTCAGCCTCAGCGGCCTCCACGCCCTCGGGCGCCCCGACGTGCTGTGCCGCGGCCACGGCCGCGGCGGCCG CGGCGCTGCTATACGGCACCGGGGGCGCCGAGGACCTGCTGGCGCCGGGCGCCCAGTGCGCGGCCTGCTCGTCGGCCTCGTGCGCCAACAACGCCTTTGCATTCGGCCCGGAGCTGAGCAGCCTCATCGCGCCCCTCGCCATCCAGACCCACAACTTTGCCGCGGTAGCCGCGGCGTACTATCgcagccagcagcagcagcagcagggcctGGTGCCCCCCTCGCAGCCCCCGGCGCCGCCCAGCGCGCCCCTCCCTGCCAGTGCCGCCGCGCCACCCTCACCGCCCTTCAGCTTCCAGCTGCCGCGCCGCCTGTCCGAGTCTCCCGTGTTCGACGCGCCCCCTAGTCCCCCGGACTCGCTGTCTGACCGCGACAGCTACTTGAGCGGCTCCCTGAGCTCGGGCAGCCTCAGCGGCTCCGAGTCCCCCAGCCTCGACCCCGGCCGCCGCCTGCCCATCTTCAGCCGCCTGTCCATCTCCGACGACTGA